The Sinorhizobium terangae genome has a window encoding:
- the nodB gene encoding chitooligosaccharide deacetylase NodB — MTHVNCFSEVHNVCTDGTGQHSVYLTFDDGPHPFCTPEILDVLAEHRVPATFFVIGQYAADQPNLIQRMIAEGHEVANHTMTHPDLSKCGPDEIQQEILEANRAITMASPRASVRHIRAPYGIWTEEVLTASADAGLNAVHWSVDPRDWSSPGIDAIVDGVLDSVRPGAIVLLHDGCPPSELQPGTDRGLRYQTILALSSIIPALQSRGFVFRSLPQDY; from the coding sequence ATGACGCACGTTAATTGCTTTTCCGAAGTGCACAATGTGTGCACCGACGGTACCGGTCAGCACAGCGTTTATCTGACGTTCGATGACGGGCCTCATCCATTTTGCACACCGGAAATCCTCGATGTGCTGGCTGAACACCGGGTGCCGGCGACATTCTTCGTCATCGGCCAGTACGCGGCCGACCAGCCCAACCTGATCCAACGAATGATTGCCGAAGGGCATGAAGTCGCTAACCACACAATGACTCATCCGGACCTGTCCAAATGCGGACCCGACGAAATACAGCAAGAAATACTGGAGGCGAACAGAGCCATCACAATGGCGTCCCCGCGAGCCTCGGTGCGGCACATCCGCGCTCCGTATGGGATCTGGACCGAAGAAGTGCTCACGGCGTCAGCGGACGCTGGACTGAATGCGGTCCACTGGTCGGTGGATCCGCGAGATTGGTCCAGTCCCGGGATCGACGCCATTGTCGATGGAGTGCTCGACTCCGTCCGGCCGGGTGCAATTGTGCTGCTGCACGACGGATGCCCTCCCAGCGAGTTGCAACCCGGCACTGACCGCGGTCTGCGCTACCAGACCATCCTGGCGTTATCCAGCATAATTCCAGCCTTGCAAAGCCGCGGCTTTGTATTCCGCTCGCTTCCTCAAGATTACTGA
- a CDS encoding NodA family N-acyltransferase, which yields MRCEVRWSLCWENELQLSDHIELTEFFRKAYGPTGAFNAKPFEGSRSWAGARPELRAIAYDSRGIAAHMGLLRRFIKVGEVDQLVAELGLYGVRPDLEGLGIAHSIHVMLPVLQELGVPFAFGTVRHALRKHVERFARYGLVTILSGVHVRFTLPEARLDKPPTRTEDALVIVLPVGRSMSDWPAGTTIDRNGPEL from the coding sequence ATGCGCTGCGAGGTGCGGTGGAGTCTATGTTGGGAAAATGAGTTGCAACTGTCCGACCATATCGAACTCACCGAGTTCTTTCGGAAGGCCTATGGGCCTACTGGGGCGTTCAACGCAAAACCATTCGAGGGTAGCCGAAGTTGGGCCGGAGCCAGGCCCGAGCTCCGCGCAATCGCCTACGATTCTCGTGGTATTGCTGCCCATATGGGCTTGTTGCGCCGTTTCATCAAGGTCGGCGAGGTCGATCAATTAGTGGCTGAACTAGGGTTGTACGGGGTCCGTCCGGACCTTGAGGGACTCGGAATCGCCCATTCGATCCATGTCATGCTTCCAGTACTGCAGGAGCTTGGCGTTCCATTCGCTTTCGGCACCGTTAGGCACGCGCTGCGCAAGCATGTAGAGCGGTTCGCCCGATACGGTCTGGTGACCATTTTGTCGGGGGTTCACGTGCGCTTCACGCTACCAGAGGCGCGCCTCGACAAGCCACCCACGCGCACCGAAGATGCACTTGTCATCGTTCTGCCAGTCGGACGGTCGATGTCAGACTGGCCCGCCGGTACGACAATCGATCGGAACGGACCAGAGCTATGA
- a CDS encoding acyl carrier protein, producing MADQLATEIIEKIKVHADTDKEVTIDSELGALEIQSLELTDIVFDLEDSYDIRIEMDTSEAWSNLRTVGDLIEATRALIAAKD from the coding sequence ATGGCCGATCAACTGGCAACCGAGATCATCGAAAAGATAAAAGTTCATGCGGACACCGACAAAGAAGTCACTATTGACTCCGAGCTCGGGGCTCTTGAAATCCAGTCGCTCGAACTGACCGACATCGTATTCGATCTTGAGGATTCCTACGATATCCGCATTGAGATGGACACTTCCGAGGCTTGGAGCAATCTCAGGACCGTCGGCGACCTCATCGAGGCCACACGCGCCTTGATTGCAGCCAAGGATTAA
- a CDS encoding beta-ketoacyl-[acyl-carrier-protein] synthase family protein, whose translation MARSRIVITGLGGICGMGVGAPSIWEAMRAGRSAIGEITTTPFHESRIRTGAEVKQLPEVEFDRKRLTTMDRYSLLAVLAAGEALRQSGLIVDNTNTDRIGAVVGTAIFGAETLEENYRGLFVDRKSRTNVFAVPRAMPGAPASQVSMLYGLRGPVFGVTSACSSSNHAFISAIDQLRLGRADVMLAGGTDAPLAWGVLKAWEALRAVARETCRPFSADRNGLVLGEGAGMAVLETYEHAVARGAPILAELAGTGMSADASDIVAPTVEGPIAAMKACLADAGLLPEDIDYVNAHGTGTKYNDRLETQAIRRVFGNHADALSVSSTKSMHAHCMGASGALELIACVMALRDGIIPPTANYREKDPECDLDVTPNTPRERKVRAAISNAFAFGGTNAVVAITAT comes from the coding sequence ATGGCCCGTTCCCGGATCGTTATAACCGGCCTCGGCGGCATCTGCGGCATGGGCGTCGGCGCGCCCTCCATCTGGGAGGCGATGCGCGCAGGCCGATCGGCGATCGGCGAGATCACGACGACACCCTTCCATGAGTCGAGAATCCGCACAGGCGCAGAGGTCAAGCAGTTGCCCGAGGTCGAGTTCGACCGCAAGCGCCTGACGACGATGGACCGCTACAGTCTGCTGGCTGTTCTTGCTGCCGGCGAGGCACTGCGGCAATCCGGGCTCATCGTGGACAACACCAACACCGATCGCATCGGCGCGGTTGTCGGTACCGCCATCTTCGGTGCGGAGACGCTGGAAGAGAACTATCGCGGGCTGTTCGTCGACAGGAAATCACGCACCAATGTCTTCGCGGTGCCTCGCGCCATGCCAGGCGCGCCGGCCAGCCAAGTCAGCATGCTCTATGGTCTGCGCGGGCCGGTATTCGGCGTTACCTCGGCCTGCTCGTCGTCAAACCACGCATTCATATCAGCGATCGACCAACTAAGGCTTGGCAGGGCTGACGTCATGCTGGCTGGCGGCACCGATGCACCGCTCGCCTGGGGTGTGTTGAAGGCTTGGGAAGCGCTGCGCGCTGTCGCCCGCGAGACTTGTCGGCCGTTCTCGGCCGACCGGAACGGCCTGGTGCTCGGCGAAGGCGCGGGCATGGCGGTCCTCGAGACCTATGAGCACGCTGTGGCGCGCGGCGCCCCGATCCTCGCCGAGCTTGCCGGCACGGGAATGTCCGCAGACGCATCCGATATTGTCGCTCCGACCGTCGAAGGCCCGATCGCCGCAATGAAGGCCTGCCTTGCCGATGCCGGTCTCCTCCCTGAGGACATTGACTATGTCAACGCGCACGGCACAGGCACCAAATACAACGACCGGCTCGAGACGCAGGCAATTCGCCGCGTCTTCGGCAATCACGCCGATGCCCTGTCGGTGTCCTCGACCAAGTCGATGCATGCCCACTGTATGGGGGCATCCGGCGCCCTCGAGCTGATTGCCTGTGTCATGGCGCTCCGCGACGGGATCATCCCACCGACTGCGAACTACCGGGAGAAGGATCCCGAGTGCGACCTCGACGTGACACCCAACACTCCGCGCGAGCGCAAGGTGCGGGCAGCGATCAGCAATGCCTTTGCCTTCGGCGGCACCAACGCCGTGGTGGCGATTACGGCAACCTGA
- the nodD2 gene encoding transcriptional regulator NodD2 produces MRFKGLDLNLLVALDALMAERNLTAAARSINLSQPAMSAAVARLRTYFDDELFTMSGRELIPTPRAEQLAPAVRETLLRVQLSIISWEPFNPAQSDRRFRIILSDYVTLVFFERIVERAAREAPGVSFEFLPLADDYADLLRRGDIDLLILPEMFMSNAHPQAKLFDEVHVCVGCHSNEQLSEPLTFERYMSMGHVAVKFGNTRQPTIEGWYLREHGLKRRVEVVVQGFSMIPPMLVGTKRIGTMPLRLAQHFAKTIPLRIVELPLPLPPFAEAVQWPALHNSDPASLWMREMLVQEASHMGLPHEFP; encoded by the coding sequence ATGCGGTTCAAGGGCCTTGATCTAAATCTCCTGGTTGCGCTCGACGCTCTGATGGCCGAGCGGAACCTTACGGCAGCCGCACGCAGCATCAATCTGAGCCAGCCGGCGATGAGCGCGGCCGTCGCCCGATTGCGCACCTATTTCGACGATGAGCTCTTTACGATGAGTGGCCGCGAACTGATCCCAACACCGCGTGCGGAGCAGCTCGCCCCCGCGGTGCGCGAGACCCTGCTGCGCGTTCAGCTTTCGATCATTTCCTGGGAGCCGTTTAACCCGGCCCAATCGGATCGTCGTTTCAGGATCATCCTTTCCGATTACGTCACACTCGTGTTTTTTGAAAGGATCGTGGAGCGTGCGGCGCGGGAAGCTCCCGGAGTCAGCTTCGAATTTCTGCCTCTTGCCGACGACTATGCGGACCTTCTCCGGCGCGGCGACATCGATCTTCTGATTCTGCCGGAAATGTTCATGTCAAACGCTCATCCTCAAGCGAAACTGTTCGACGAGGTGCACGTGTGTGTCGGCTGCCACTCGAACGAGCAGCTGTCAGAGCCACTTACATTCGAGAGATACATGTCGATGGGGCACGTTGCCGTCAAGTTCGGGAATACCCGACAACCCACCATCGAAGGGTGGTATTTGCGCGAGCACGGTCTCAAGAGACGTGTCGAGGTTGTCGTACAGGGCTTCAGCATGATTCCCCCCATGCTAGTGGGGACCAAGCGTATAGGGACCATGCCCCTGCGGCTGGCGCAGCATTTCGCAAAAACAATTCCCCTGCGAATCGTCGAGCTCCCGCTGCCACTTCCCCCATTCGCCGAGGCCGTCCAATGGCCTGCCCTTCACAATAGTGATCCGGCAAGCCTCTGGATGCGCGAGATGTTAGTACAGGAGGCGTCCCATATGGGTTTACCTCATGAGTTCCCGTGA
- a CDS encoding LLM class flavin-dependent oxidoreductase has product MKNSSSSKLAIGIFDHLDENGSDIARQYADRLTLAETCDRLGFYAYHLAEHHFTPHGRSPAPNLFLSSVAQRTHNLRVGPLVMLLSLCHPLRAFEEICMLDQLSGGRLELGLGCGSLPIELGYFGIGADAAPERYAEASKILMNAMRGGTLSYQGQYFELNSVPLTLRPHQRPHPPTWIATNRPESASWAAANGANIACVGPSWTVRKITDAYRAHRECNIGVDDQAPFLGLLRMVVVGRSEKEARSLAVPAYEQWLKSFKFLYDLNEIPTPPNLPLTFDAAIESELCVAGTATSVRQALLGQLEAAGANYLLCQLAFGNLPLEASLYTATTIRSEIMDPVG; this is encoded by the coding sequence ATGAAAAACAGCTCTTCTTCAAAACTCGCCATCGGCATCTTCGACCACTTGGACGAAAATGGCAGCGATATCGCCCGACAATACGCGGATCGCCTGACGTTAGCTGAGACGTGTGATCGCCTCGGTTTCTACGCGTATCATCTCGCAGAGCACCACTTTACCCCTCATGGGAGAAGCCCGGCGCCAAATCTGTTCCTGTCGAGCGTTGCACAGCGAACCCACAATCTTCGTGTCGGCCCGCTCGTAATGCTGCTTAGCCTTTGCCATCCGCTGCGCGCGTTTGAAGAGATCTGCATGTTGGACCAATTGAGCGGCGGCAGGCTCGAACTGGGCCTAGGGTGCGGCTCCCTCCCGATCGAATTGGGTTACTTCGGAATTGGTGCCGACGCGGCACCGGAACGCTATGCGGAAGCCAGCAAAATCCTTATGAATGCGATGAGAGGCGGAACGCTATCCTATCAAGGTCAGTATTTTGAGCTGAACAGCGTTCCGTTGACGCTCAGGCCTCATCAGCGTCCGCATCCCCCGACATGGATCGCCACCAACCGACCCGAGTCCGCAAGCTGGGCGGCTGCGAACGGCGCAAATATCGCGTGCGTTGGGCCGTCCTGGACAGTCCGCAAGATAACTGACGCCTACCGAGCCCATCGAGAGTGCAACATTGGCGTAGACGATCAAGCACCGTTTCTCGGTTTGCTCCGCATGGTCGTCGTTGGACGCTCTGAGAAAGAAGCGCGTTCGCTCGCGGTGCCTGCTTACGAACAATGGCTCAAGAGCTTCAAATTCCTCTACGACCTCAATGAAATCCCGACACCGCCAAACCTGCCCTTGACCTTCGATGCGGCGATTGAAAGTGAATTGTGCGTAGCAGGAACGGCGACTTCTGTGCGACAAGCTCTTCTTGGTCAGCTCGAAGCGGCAGGCGCCAACTATCTTCTGTGTCAACTCGCATTTGGAAATCTGCCATTAGAGGCTTCGCTCTACACCGCAACAACCATTCGATCCGAAATTATGGATCCAGTGGGCTAA
- the hisC gene encoding histidinol-phosphate transaminase, with the protein MPDAKLQSVLSSLSQQASELNALPSTWPVPDARCVKLDTNENPFALPPPVMQSAVAALERQYLYPQDDNISLREAAAKAYGLCRDQVIAGNGSSELLGLIYRAFLGPGDAVAMVSPGFSFNRKLATLQGAQFLEVPLSEAYSLPTEQLLSGAAKDAKFILVANPNNPTGTFVPVADIEGLVAQSNRLIVLDEAYVDFAPDNALRLLDRYSNLLVLRTFSKSYAAAGIRVGFGFGHPEIIGRLRNLQNVFNMNVIGHAVGISILSHRVAYEENHRHIKGERQRVSVALSQLGFSVTASHANFLLAQVPSGQDGTWWQASLKRRKILVAVFPEDGLENCIRVSIGTKPQMDAFLAAVSDISHWLRNDSGVHRTSTDLQT; encoded by the coding sequence ATGCCTGACGCAAAATTGCAGAGCGTGCTTTCATCTCTTTCGCAGCAGGCGAGTGAGTTAAATGCTCTGCCGTCCACTTGGCCGGTGCCTGATGCTCGCTGTGTCAAACTTGACACGAATGAGAATCCATTTGCGCTACCGCCACCCGTGATGCAAAGCGCCGTTGCGGCGCTCGAACGCCAGTATCTCTACCCGCAGGATGATAACATCAGCTTGAGGGAAGCAGCCGCCAAAGCTTATGGCCTCTGCAGGGATCAGGTGATTGCCGGCAACGGATCGTCTGAACTGCTAGGGCTCATTTATAGGGCTTTCCTTGGTCCGGGCGACGCCGTGGCGATGGTTTCGCCAGGTTTTTCGTTTAACCGCAAACTCGCCACGTTGCAGGGTGCACAATTTCTTGAGGTCCCGTTGAGCGAAGCTTATTCGCTGCCGACAGAGCAATTGCTTTCCGGCGCCGCCAAAGATGCGAAGTTCATTCTAGTAGCCAATCCGAACAACCCTACCGGAACATTTGTGCCGGTGGCCGATATCGAAGGCCTCGTAGCCCAATCGAACCGGTTGATCGTCCTGGATGAGGCCTACGTCGACTTTGCACCGGACAATGCGCTACGCCTTCTCGATCGCTATTCGAACCTTCTGGTCTTGAGAACATTCTCGAAAAGCTATGCCGCCGCCGGCATTCGCGTTGGTTTCGGTTTTGGTCATCCCGAGATTATTGGAAGGCTGCGCAACCTTCAGAACGTCTTCAACATGAACGTGATCGGCCACGCGGTTGGCATCAGCATCCTTTCCCATCGCGTTGCCTATGAAGAGAACCACAGACATATCAAAGGTGAAAGACAGAGAGTAAGCGTCGCCCTGTCACAGCTTGGTTTCTCTGTAACAGCCTCCCACGCCAATTTCTTGCTGGCCCAAGTGCCTTCGGGACAAGACGGAACCTGGTGGCAAGCATCCCTGAAAAGGCGAAAGATACTCGTTGCCGTCTTCCCTGAAGATGGTCTGGAAAACTGCATCCGCGTGAGCATCGGTACCAAACCCCAAATGGATGCATTTCTCGCAGCCGTCAGCGACATTTCTCACTGGCTTCGAAACGACTCCGGTGTGCATCGCACTTCCACTGATCTTCAAACTTAG
- a CDS encoding LacI family DNA-binding transcriptional regulator, with translation MTKRPTIGDLARESRVSVATVDRVLNARHPVREETARRVYEAARALGYPTARLMEQPGPRHLPHYRLGFILRKPAHPFFAAFAREVEAAVNAAPSFHGIPSIEFVTSNAPGDLVVLLKNLGARCDAIAMVAPDHPTITEAVEDLKVKGIPVFSLLSDFAAGARAGYIGLNNRQVGRTAAWMVAKAAKRPGKVAVFVASHRSQGQELREIGFRSYFRENARTFEVLDTLVSPETRQLTYEATLDLIHHEPELVGFYVPGGAMEGAIAALRERRESRNLVAIVNEITPDSRAALVDGIITMAIATPLGRLCRELTTLMARVIETGTADPSGQIDLPFDIYLPENTSYPTEIRKR, from the coding sequence ATGACCAAGCGTCCCACAATTGGCGATCTCGCACGCGAATCCAGAGTCAGCGTTGCGACGGTCGATCGGGTTTTGAACGCCCGCCATCCGGTACGGGAAGAGACCGCGCGGCGCGTCTACGAGGCGGCCCGCGCGCTCGGTTATCCTACGGCTCGCCTCATGGAGCAGCCGGGGCCGCGCCATCTGCCTCACTATCGGCTGGGTTTTATTCTTAGAAAGCCCGCACACCCCTTCTTTGCCGCCTTTGCACGCGAAGTCGAGGCGGCAGTGAATGCCGCACCATCTTTTCATGGCATTCCGTCCATCGAGTTCGTTACGTCGAATGCACCCGGCGACCTGGTCGTGCTACTCAAAAATTTGGGCGCACGCTGCGATGCGATTGCCATGGTCGCTCCGGACCACCCGACGATCACGGAAGCAGTCGAAGATTTGAAGGTAAAAGGCATCCCGGTCTTCTCTCTGCTTTCCGATTTCGCTGCGGGCGCACGCGCGGGCTATATTGGGCTCAACAACCGGCAGGTTGGGCGGACGGCGGCCTGGATGGTGGCCAAGGCCGCAAAACGGCCGGGCAAAGTGGCGGTCTTCGTTGCAAGTCACCGTTCCCAGGGGCAGGAGCTTCGCGAAATCGGATTTCGTTCGTATTTCCGTGAGAACGCGCGGACCTTCGAGGTGCTCGATACGCTCGTAAGCCCTGAGACACGGCAGCTCACCTATGAGGCCACTCTCGATCTCATTCACCATGAACCCGAGCTCGTCGGATTTTATGTGCCTGGTGGCGCTATGGAGGGAGCCATCGCGGCTCTACGCGAGAGGCGCGAAAGCCGAAATCTTGTCGCGATCGTCAATGAGATTACGCCGGACTCACGGGCGGCGCTCGTAGATGGCATTATCACGATGGCGATCGCCACGCCGCTAGGGCGGCTTTGCCGCGAGCTGACGACGTTGATGGCACGGGTAATCGAAACCGGAACTGCAGATCCTTCAGGGCAAATCGACCTGCCGTTCGATATCTACTTGCCAGAAAATACTTCATACCCGACCGAGATCCGCAAGCGCTGA
- a CDS encoding LysR family transcriptional regulator: protein MRFKGLDLNLLVVLDALMTERNLTAAARSINLSQPAMSAAVARLRTYFRDELFTMAGREFTPTPRAERLAPAAREALLRIQLSIISWEPFNPAQSDRRFRVIVSDYVTFVFFERIVERAAREAPAVSFEFLPPSDDNEDLLRRGDVDLLILPEIFMSNARPRTRLFDDVHVCVGCRTNEQLSEPLTFERYMSMGHVVVRFGDSLRLGIEERYLVEHGLKRRIDVVVQGYSMIPPMLVGTERIGTMPLRLAQHFAKTMPLRIVELPLPQHLPFTEAVQWPALHDSDPASLWMREMLVQEASSMVSPLATAESPIEPGSRRDVCPGRPAKTNAAESSRA from the coding sequence ATGCGGTTCAAGGGCCTTGATCTAAATCTCCTGGTTGTGCTCGACGCCCTGATGACCGAGCGTAACCTCACGGCGGCGGCCCGCAGCATCAATCTCAGTCAGCCAGCGATGAGCGCGGCCGTCGCCCGGTTACGTACCTATTTCCGTGATGAGCTGTTTACGATGGCTGGCCGCGAATTTACCCCTACGCCGCGTGCGGAACGGCTCGCGCCCGCGGCACGCGAGGCTCTACTGCGCATTCAGCTCTCGATCATTTCCTGGGAGCCGTTTAACCCGGCCCAGTCGGATCGTCGCTTCAGGGTCATCGTTTCCGATTACGTCACATTCGTCTTTTTTGAAAGGATCGTCGAGCGTGCGGCGCGTGAAGCGCCCGCCGTTAGCTTCGAATTTCTTCCCCCATCCGACGACAACGAGGACCTTCTTCGGCGCGGCGACGTCGATCTACTAATTCTGCCGGAAATCTTCATGTCGAACGCTCGTCCTCGAACGAGATTGTTCGACGATGTACACGTGTGCGTCGGTTGTCGCACGAACGAGCAGCTGTCAGAGCCACTTACATTCGAGAGATACATGTCGATGGGGCACGTTGTGGTCAGATTCGGGGATAGCCTGAGACTGGGTATCGAGGAACGGTATTTGGTCGAGCACGGCCTGAAGAGACGTATCGACGTCGTGGTACAGGGCTACAGCATGATTCCGCCCATGCTGGTGGGGACCGAGCGTATAGGAACCATGCCTTTGCGGCTGGCGCAGCATTTCGCAAAAACAATGCCGCTGCGGATCGTCGAGCTCCCGCTGCCACAACACCTTCCGTTCACCGAGGCCGTTCAATGGCCTGCCCTTCACGATAGTGACCCGGCAAGCCTGTGGATGCGCGAGATGTTAGTACAGGAGGCGTCCAGTATGGTTTCGCCGCTTGCCACGGCCGAGTCCCCCATCGAGCCTGGATCGCGAAGGGATGTTTGTCCGGGTCGCCCCGCGAAGACGAACGCTGCGGAGAGTTCGCGGGCGTGA
- a CDS encoding NodA family N-acyltransferase, with protein MRADVRWKLCWENELQLSDHVELTDFFRKTYGPTGAYNAKPFEGSQSWAGARPELRAIAYDSSGVAAHMGLLRRFIKVDGVDLLVAELGLYGVRPDLEGLGIAHSIHVMLPTLQVFQIPFAFGTVRPEMRKHIERFGRHGLVTVMTGITVRSTLPHARTDLPPTRVEDPLVIVLPVGRPISDWPAARIIDRNGPEL; from the coding sequence ATGCGCGCTGACGTGCGATGGAAATTGTGCTGGGAAAATGAGTTGCAACTGTCCGACCACGTTGAACTCACAGACTTCTTTCGGAAGACCTATGGACCGACCGGGGCCTATAATGCAAAGCCGTTCGAAGGCAGTCAAAGCTGGGCCGGAGCAAGACCTGAGCTTCGTGCAATCGCCTACGACTCGAGCGGTGTAGCGGCCCACATGGGCTTACTGCGCCGTTTCATCAAGGTTGACGGAGTCGACCTGCTGGTGGCTGAATTAGGCTTGTATGGGGTGCGTCCGGATCTTGAGGGACTCGGGATCGCCCATTCGATCCATGTCATGCTTCCAACACTGCAGGTGTTTCAAATTCCATTCGCTTTCGGTACCGTTCGGCCCGAGATGCGGAAGCACATCGAGAGGTTCGGCCGACACGGTCTGGTGACCGTTATGACCGGGATCACCGTACGCTCCACGCTGCCACACGCGCGTACCGACCTGCCGCCCACGCGCGTCGAGGATCCACTTGTCATCGTCCTGCCTGTTGGACGGCCGATCTCCGACTGGCCCGCCGCCAGGATAATTGACCGGAATGGACCAGAGCTATGA
- a CDS encoding carboxymuconolactone decarboxylase family protein → MTTRCDDCIAVHAKKAVELGALHNEIAEALGVLIALNAGAALSLYGAFRRRVGPTEGVIPTPVRRALSRTRPLRWSRTVTPALRTGWQIFYTDCQFIERRQISDALCSDHRRL, encoded by the coding sequence GTGACCACGCGATGCGACGACTGCATTGCCGTTCACGCGAAGAAGGCGGTCGAACTCGGTGCATTACATAACGAGATTGCCGAGGCCCTCGGGGTGCTGATCGCGCTCAATGCGGGCGCGGCGCTTAGCCTATACGGCGCGTTTCGACGCCGTGTCGGCCCTACCGAAGGCGTGATCCCAACCCCGGTACGGCGCGCACTTTCTCGAACGCGCCCCCTTCGCTGGTCGCGTACTGTGACCCCTGCCTTGAGAACGGGTTGGCAGATATTCTACACAGATTGTCAGTTCATCGAAAGACGGCAAATTAGCGATGCGTTATGCTCCGATCATCGCAGGCTCTGA
- a CDS encoding DUF2867 domain-containing protein: MAISLPNPWLPGADWADRHELLFFTERVTAAEAARRALGSASGWVQSLVTWHNRLAPIIGLSETAHPAHSGLIGTFPLLHSDDREAVVGYDARHLHFRIVVDVREGPADGQVIGMTTLVRRRNAFGRLCFAAAIPLHMAIVPALLTGVKRPGHGASRER, from the coding sequence GTGGCCATCAGCCTGCCGAATCCTTGGCTTCCCGGAGCAGACTGGGCCGACCGTCACGAGCTTCTTTTCTTCACCGAGCGGGTGACTGCGGCGGAGGCGGCGCGGCGAGCACTTGGGAGCGCATCCGGGTGGGTGCAAAGTCTTGTGACATGGCACAACCGCCTCGCGCCCATAATCGGGCTGAGCGAAACCGCGCACCCTGCGCATTCAGGCCTGATCGGTACCTTTCCGCTCCTGCACAGCGACGATCGCGAAGCCGTCGTCGGCTATGATGCCCGGCACTTGCATTTTCGTATTGTCGTGGATGTTCGTGAAGGCCCTGCTGACGGCCAGGTCATCGGCATGACCACCTTGGTGCGCCGCAGGAATGCGTTCGGGCGGCTTTGTTTTGCCGCCGCCATACCTTTGCATATGGCGATCGTCCCAGCCTTGCTGACGGGAGTTAAGCGACCCGGACATGGTGCTTCGCGGGAACGGTGA